The Phalacrocorax carbo chromosome 2, bPhaCar2.1, whole genome shotgun sequence region GAGCTACAGAGAGACAGGGTTGCATTTATGCCTTGGTCGGCGGTTTGGAAAACTGCACATTcaagcaaacattttttaacGTAGGGTTTATACAGCAGGATTACTTGGAAGGcctgttcctgtgtttcaacCCAAGTGAAAGAAGCGAGACTGACGTACAACTTACCCGGTTGTGACTGCTGGGCTGGAAAGGTTGGCCTGCATTTGCCAGGAGTTGTTAGAACAGGCTACATTGCACAACTCTATTTTCCCAAAAGACAGGGAGGTATCTATCTGAGCTGATGAGGTCAGGTTACCATTCAATTATGCCACGTCAAACACGACTCTAAAGACTGGGGGAGGCTTTGCCAGCCGACGTCATGAAGGTCTTTCTGACCAGCTGGCCAATTCTGTTGTCCTAGGGGAGTCCAAATGAGTTCATGCCACTATTGATTTTGAGTAAGCTACATGCCTTGCTGCTTGTGAAAAAGACAAACACAACAATACAAATCAGAATTAATGTGGGTACAAGTTCAtgtcattttccattttcacgTCTCATTTCCAATGGGCAAAAATCTAATGCcttagagggggaaaaaaaggtggggggggaaatCTCATGCCTCAGACATCTAATGTTCCTGTGCTAACAACTCAAAAAGCTAGTTTAGAGATGTGTTGTTTTGTCCTTTATGATTTATATACTTCCTAGGAGTTCATACTGGAGGGTATTTCAAGCATTTGGAATGCTTGAAATGTGTCCTTAGTCAATAGGTAAACGCATCTTCTGTCTGAGTAAGTTTCCTTAGAGAGCTCTAAGTAGacattgggttttgttttccagaggcAGTCTGCTaggtggcagggcaggagcaaaattcagcattttaagacagacagaaaggaaaaaaaagtattattttaatagcaCAGCAACAGTTTTGGGGGTAGAATGCCCTTTGTATCAGACTAGTCTGGATAAGATCGAGCGAGTCCAAAGCAATATAATAGCATAATATAGGGCAAGAATTTGATCCAAATTATATACTTCCTAGAttgctaaataaaaaatacacataagCATAGAAGTTTTGTATGTGAGAACCTGGATCCTAGTGTTCATCAGAAACCTTTGACAGAGATGTGGTTCTGCAACTTTCTGGAGACccacattaaaataaacaaaaaccatAAACCCAAACCCTTTTCAACTCCTATGCTGTGAATAAATTTTGGAAGCTGAAGCAACTTTTCTCACTGATAAACTGAGCTTGCCCTTTCAAAAGCTGTCTATTTGGGTTAAATTGTTGAAATTCCACAATAAGTCTCTCTATTGGGATGGCAGCCCATATATGGGGTGTTTATCATACTGACTAGAAGTTTGACGATGACTTAAGATTTTCAGTGTACCACGTGAATATAAAAAGTTTAGATAAATATCTTACAAATCACATGTATTAAACCAAAATTTGACACCTCTAAGAGCCACAAGAACCAAGCAACACTTCTGAAATCTTAGTGAACGGCAAGTTTTTGTGTAATGTGGTTTTGTCACAGTTAATGCAAACTCTAGTCTGAATTTAGTGTTTGTTTGAGCACTTGGAACCTTTTCCatacattttcagcaaaacagaaagtaaaataaaaatcaacaaagGTTTATCCTTTGTGCCATTGCTATATATTTGTTTGACACAAAGAATGAGCTTGATTTTATACCAGATGTAGGGGAGTCTTGGACCTGAGGAAATCCTTTACGGAACTCCAATTTCAAAGAGGTTATTGCTATTTCACCCAAATGAAGGGACCTTCCTTGCCTTATTGCCAAATGCGCAGTATTAGTAATTGACAAGGCATTACGGGAAACCCACCATTGCTGTAattcaagaaaacagaataaacgTATTTTCATCTATTTAAAGTAATCTCTACATCCCATAAGGAATGTCAGATGCAAGTCTGCTGaaagacaagacaaaatatACAGCAGACGTCTCTAAAAGTGATTGTCTGAAAGACTCAAAGCTGTAAAGGATTTTGCTTGCTGAGCATCCAGCAGAAATTACGTTCAAATCTTTGGATTTAAGATCTGGAAACTAAAATAATCACTTCCAAATATTTGTTTCCGTTTCAGTATGTTTTCCATTACAGATGTAATGCGTGCCTGTTTGGCGTACAGCTGCTTGGCTTTCCtgcataaagaagaaaattaggtCTGGTAGTCTAACTTCTGAATAATTTCTGGTCAGGCTGTATAGAGCCACTGAGTCTTTCATTCAGTGTTTGACCATCCCCACATAGTAAACTGAAATCCTATCCttattaaaaacacagagaagctGGAATTTCCCATGGGAGAGggagcatattttttttaaataattgaggAAGCTATTAATATCCTCCCTGACATTTTTATACAAGAAACACAACTGTTAAAATTGGGATGAAGAACTACGTGATTTTCACAGTGAAGCAAGAAGATAGTTCAGAATGAATGCAGCTAGAATTTGAGATAATCCCTGCATATTTCTAAATCCCCGTAAATTGTGTAATATTGCTTAGTAGTTATTAGTCATTCACTTTTGCTGATAAGCTATTGTCACAGGAGATTTGCTTAAGAAGACTTGAGTGGGGAATTGGAGAGATTTGGCATATTTGAGCTAGGAACATCCATAATTAGAATACTTTCCTCTTGGACTCCCTGGAAGATCTGCTAGTTTGGGATTTGAGAGTGGAAGCTGCTATTGAaagtgcagaaaaagaaattatgaacaGTGTTTGAATGGGCTTCTGGATTAAATTATGTGGTGGAGCTGAATCAACTATATCCCCCAGTTACTTGACTCTGGGTGTCTGCAGAGAAGTATTTTCATGTTCATTTTGTGTCCAAATGATGACGACTATTGATCCAAGCAGCTTGACCGACTTATTAAATTGCACATCAAATAGAGCTCCAAACGCAAGCAGCAAACCAAAACCCTGGATCTAACAAGTCCTGAGAAATACATAGCCATGCTCTCACAGGGAACTGGGGGGGCAATACCATGGGTCGATTTGCGCAGTTTATGCCATTCAGTAGCCATTTTGGGATGCAGGTGCTCCTGCAAGATGTGTGTGCTGAATGCAGGGTGGGGGGCTAGAGCGGTGAGGTGGGTAGCTGGGAAACAAGGAGGGGGGAAACTAAAGAAGCAGGTGCTGTGTTGATCCCGTATGTAGTTTATGACCTTAACCACAACTGGTCAAAGCTCAGGGAATGCAAAAAGTGTCCTGATGGCGAATCTGATGTCTTGTCTTTTACTAGGAAATCCCTCCACTTTTATctcaacattttcattaattacAAATGAGGTAAACAGTACTTAGAAGCCCGAGAGCCTGGTTGCCCTGTTCTTTTAAGAGAATCCATTCTGAAATTCTTAAGAGACAACACTAAACGCCTCCTTAACTAATGTccactggcacaggctgtcACGTCAGTTGAACGTCTGTTGTAAAGGTTTATCTGATTTTAAATTACTCCCTTTCAGAGTGGTAGCAATTGATTACCACTAAACATTCAGCTTCCCTTTGTATGGCGTTAATTGCctgattttaattcttttcatgCAATATGGAGTCTGCTGCCTAACGGCTTTTGCTTAATTTCTGTAGTCCTTTTAGCAGGCCTGTCTCCCAGAGTTACGGAATATGTAAGAAATGTATATTAATTGCTACAATATTACTTAACTTTTATCAATATTTACAGTAAGTTTCTCTTCTTGCTGTCCCTTATTTTGCTTGAACCTTTCACATTCCTCTGTAATTTCTAGTAGTCCAAATGGGTTTGCCTTATCAGCAAATGgcacattttttccctctgctgcctAAAACATTTGTTAATGATTTGGCAAGCTGAGGCAGCATGCCTTAGTGGAATAAACACCACATAAGGAAGTAAGGGCTGATTTcttcacttctgttttcctcaCCATAAAAATAGATACTGTTTTGAGAAAGTAAAGATgtagtgttttattttacctAAGGAATCTTGACAATATTGTAAGCACTCAGCACCGTTACCTACGCATcatctcttcatttttctcctttccaacTTGGTAATTTGAGGTGCCCCGAGGCTCGGATAGGTGGGTCAGGAGGTCTTATTTCCAGGCACAGGTAGGAAAGCACCTGCACTGCAACCTGTTTGCATCAAAGCGAACGCTAACGGGAGAGTGCTCCAACATTGTCTGCTGCTCTGTTACAGCCACCGGCAGGTCGGGGGCGATGGGGAAAGCAGGTGAAACCGGTGCCCCCCCTGCCTACAGTCGTGTGTACCagccttcccctccttcttGCGCTGCATGGCAGACCTCAGCCGAGTAACGCAGGAGCGTGCGCTGCGGTTTAGTACCATTAGGCTGAGGCTGCCTGGTACAAAGAGCCCAAACGGTGTCACACCGGCTCACTGGGACAGGAGCAGGCGAAGGAGCGCTCCGGGGAACAGCTCAGCCAACAGCCTGGCGAACGTGGCAGCTTGCAGCAGAGTGGTGGTGACGAGCAGCTGACGGCGAAGCGGTATTCGTCATGTTTTCCATTGGCACAGCTGGTGCCAGCGAGAATGTTTGTCCTTCGTTCCTCTTCTTAACAATGCTCTAAACCGAACTACTAACAAATGTCACGTGCACGGCCAGAAGCTAGAGGAGTCGGATTATTTGGCGCTTCTGAGTACGGGTTTGCCGTTCGCCTCTTCAGTCGAGGTGCAGTAAGAACATGCTCACGGCAGTGTCTGCTAAGGAAACTGTTCAGtgatgtttctgctgctttgacATTCATTCCTCTGTGACACGCAGACCGCACGCTCGGTGGGACTGCACTGGAGGCTGCTTCTTGGCAATAAGACCgatgctaaaaataaaacaaactttgcaaaacaaacaaaaacccctctGATAAATCCATAATGGGAGTGTGTTGCTTCAGAAAGTACCATGTTATTTGCATATGCTTTTTAATGTCTCCTCCATGAGAATAAAGACCGGAGGGACGTTTAATAATGTAGCATTTTTGCAATCATCTGTGCAAATCACCCCAGACAATAGCAGTGGCACGCACAAAGCGTAGAATGAAGTTTGGAAAATTCTCAGATATGGATCCCACCATACTAATAAAAGTATCTTGTTGTGAGGCTGCTGTTTACCACACCTCAcgcacagaaaataaaactgaggaGGATTCTAATCCTCTCCATTTGTTTAAAACGTAGagcctgtgttttgtttttccgccttgatttttttgttcttgttatgCAGAAACTTTCAAGACAGTCTGACCTTCAGAAAGGGTGCATGTGCACGTGTGTGCGTCTCCTGAGCCTTTGGACTCGATTTTCCACATGCGGAGTGCTGCCGGTACCAAGTGTGGGTAAAAAACGGTTACAGAGATTTGCCTGCGAAATATATCGTACTTCAGAAAGTGAACGCCTTCGGTGTTCCTCCTCTCGCCTTTGGGGTTTTGCCCTCGAGTTCAGGTCTCAAAGCTTTCCCTGCAGTTAGGATGGATGGAAACCGATTTAAGCGTAGAAGCTGGGGGCTCCCACAAGGTCTCAGCTGCACAAGAGGGACGTGTGGGGACGAGCAGGGCCCGCGGGCGGGACCCAGCGCTACTGACCCCCGAGCAGGCGGGgggggctctgtgtgtgtgtgagtgtcCGGGGGGCGGCCTCGGggccccggcgccccggccGGAGCTTCACCGCGCTGCCAGCCCGGTGCTGAGCCACCTCCCGCCTAACCCTGGCCCCTTGGGCTTTTTCCGTGGGGTATCTCCGGTGGCTGGAAGCTTAAATAATGACGACGAGGAAGATGGTGATGATGATGGGAATGAATTATAACAGCGCGGCCGGCTCCAGCAGCCCGCCACCCCGCGCCTCTCCCCGGCCTGGCTCCGCCGCGCCGAGGGCGGCCCCGCGGGTGGGAGGACGTGCGTGGCCGCCCGTCGCGGCCGCCGCTGTTTCCGTATCGCCCCGTCCCGGCGCAGGtcccgcccccgcccgcagcgccgccgccgccgccccagccccgcggggaggctccgggcccggccgcgggtgggtgggtggctgggtgggtgggtgggtggctgggtgggtgggtggggggcgcGCCCCCCACCCGGGGCCGGCTGCGGGGGCGCGGGATAAAGCGGTGCCGGGCCGTCCGGCTGCCGCCacagggggcggcggggaggggctCGGCGGGGCGCCCGGCCATGGCGAGCCCCGCACGCCCGCGGCAGGAGCTGGCGGCCGAGGAGCGGCGGCTCCGCGGCGCGGCCCCGACGGCGCCCTGCGAGGGCAAGCGGGAGGCGGTGGGGgagcggcggctgctgctggagctgcgcCCCTgcgggcggccgccggcccccggccccggcgagcggcgggaggagggggaggagaaggaagaggaggaggaggaggaggaggaggaagcggcGGCGGGCGAAGACTGTTGCGGCAAGTGCAAGAAGCGGGTGCAGTTCGCCGACTCGCTGGGGCTGAGCCTTGCAAGCGTCAAGCACTTCAGCGACGCCGAGGAGCCGCAAGTGCCCCCCGCCGCGCTGTCCCGCCTGCAGAGCCCGCCCGCCGAGGAGCGGGTCCCGGGGCCGCCCGGcggggacccccggccccccgccctcCGCCTGCTGCCCGACTTCCCCGACGGCGGGGAGCCCGGCGCCGAGCGGCTGCGGCGGCAGCGCGTctgcctggaggggctggggcggcCCCCGGCGCCCACCGACGTGCGGGGCACGGTGCAAGTGCTGGGCTGCCCCGGCCCCAAGGAGGTGACGGTGCGCTACACCTTCAACGAGTGGCTCTCCTTCGTGGACGTCCCGgccgcccccctgcccccggCCCCGACGGCGGCCGCCGACCCGCCGGCCGAGCGCTACGGCTTCACCCTGTGCGTCCCGCCGAGCCTGCGGGAGGGCTCGGCCCTGCACTTCGCCATCCGCTACCGCTGCCCGCAGGGCGAGTACTGGGACAACAACGGCGGCCGCAACTACACGCTGCGGTGCTGcggctgccccccgccccccgccgaCGGCAGCCCctcgccgccccccgccgcccccctctACTGACACCGGCCGGGCGCGGGGAGCCGGGAGCAcccggccgggcgggggggcggcgggcagggcaCCCCTCCCGGAGGCTGCCCGAAAGCTAGCGGTTTTCAAGCGGGCGCTTCGGTTTTGCCAGCGAAACAGGGATGCGCGTAGGCTCGCGTTGCCCTGGCCTGTGGAATCGTTTTCTTTCTGGAGAGGACAAGGAGATTGGGCAGTGTGGgctttgcttttcccctctTGAAGTGAATTTTTGAGGTCTTGATTTGGGCTTGACTCCCCTTAGCCGGTTAGTTAGAGGTGCACGGAGCACTTGCGTGAAAACTTAAGGGCGTGTTCTCTACAGATTTAAGTTAGCATCCCCATTTCCCCATTCTCACATCTATTTCAAAGACACAGCACTGTGACGGCAATGGTgtgctttgtcttttttaaattatttttttttagttcagtgGACTCCATAACAGTACAACTCACTGTTGTGATTGCCTGTCAAACTCATGACAGGCTGGTGGGCCTGTCCCACCCTCGCTGTGCCTGTGGCGGCTCCGAACAGCAGGCAGCCTGTATTCGGGCTGGGTCTGGGTCTGGACTGCTCTGGATTTTGTCATTCAGCACGCTTTGATAGcgctccctgccttccccaggctTGCGTGTAGATCCCGTCTGGCTAATAGCAGCCAACAGGGACTTCcgcaaaaatgtttttccttaaaatagaCTGGTGACTTCTTTTTGCACAGTCAACAGTCTAAAATGGGGACAAAGGAGGGGTTAAAACATCTGCTTATCGGGAGAATGTTGGTAGCACCTTTCAGCAATGGAccataaagaaaaatgtggtgTCTGACTCTCAGAGGgttctgtattttcagatttGGGGAGCAGTGACCGATTTGGATGACCTTCTCGCTGAGGAGTGACGATGCGATGTAGAGGGGGTGCCCTCACTAATGAATGAAAACAAGTGCCTTAGTTCAACTGTCCTAATGTCACATTTTGCATGGcatttttcaagtatttataatttatttgcCTTGTTTTGCTACATCTTTTTCAGTATCTGTATGCTGTTGAGAAAAGGGTTTTATCGAGCACACCGCTGGGCTTTATAGCGCCGGACACCTGAAATGATTTCTACAGTCTTCACTCTTGCATTGCAAGCCTAGAGGTTGACACTGCTGGTGTCCCAAGTCCTGAAATTAAGCAAAACGTACCAATGAAAATGGGTttgtaagaataaaaaaagctttaaaaaagttaaaaagctCACCATTACAAATCTTTTTTCTGTATGGCAAAACGTTTTTGCAACCTGCTTGTGCCCCTACCCTAAGGTGTGCGGTGCAGCGGGGACTGAGCTGTTGGTGCGCCTCGCGATAACCGGGGGCCTTGCCCGTCCGTATCGCCTTTAGGGCGATAGCTGAAAATGACGCTGGTCCTGGCAGAGCCACAGGGCAAAAAGCCCTGCAAGTACGTGACGGCTCAGCGTGCTCTTGTAACGGGCGTCTTGCGCAGAGCCGTGATGTGAGGGAGCTTTACGAGCAGGGGTGGAAAACAGGCAGCTTTTGGTGGAATTTTGTTCTGGCTCTTCTGCAGCTTTGACTctacttgttttcttctgattcaGTATCTAAagatttgggttatttttttgatgaaaaaatgAGTAGATGATGCATTGTCAGAATGCAGAAAATGTTCCGACATGGATATATGTTCTTCAGCAAGACCTTggaagtttattttcctttttaaaacagagcAAGCACACTGTGAGTTTTCTCAGGTCATTTCCTCTGAAGATACAAAACATCTTAAAGCCTGTTATTTTAAGCACCTTAGAAAATTTTGCACCTCTGTAAAATTCCCCATACTTGACAATAAGTATTCAGATGATCTGCCTCTtcagagagctggcagaaaatCGGAGATGGGAGCAGGGGCCTTACTGGGGAAAAGACGTGAAGCAGACGGAGCTTCAGACTGAAGTTCCTGCAGTTTTGGCTAACGCACGCACTGCTCCCGAAacacagcctgccctgcctccccccaaaaaaacccgTGCAGAAACCACAGCGTGAGAACGCAGCCAAATAGAAAGAGGTGTTTAATTCCTTCAGAAACTATCTTGCTATTAGACTAGCACCAATCGGTTTGAAAACGCACAGAGTAAAAGCTCCGCACACGCAAGCAGAACAAAGCTCTTGCTGTTGTTTTCCAAATTACGCGTAAACTCTTGCCAAAAGCATGAAAGGTTTTAAGGGAGAATAGTGGATGCTACTACTTCCTTAcacaactttgttttaaaactatCGTGCATTACAGGATTACAGGATGTTACATGGATAATCTGGTATGAATTAGCCTGTCCTTGGATAGTTGTGTCAATGAAATAGCGTGCTCTTAAGCTGACACGTGATGCTAACAGCACTGAGGTTGGATCTTCATTTAAGTACAATGTAATATTTGGGGCTTCTGCAGCCCATTCCTTCATCTGTGTTTCGTTTATTAATTGCTTCAGAGAAGGCGGAAACTTTGccaaaaaaggggaggggagggatcTCTCCTTAAGCAGAATTTAAAGGAGTAGCCGTCTTCTGATAGCTGTGTCTGGGCA contains the following coding sequences:
- the PPP1R3G gene encoding protein phosphatase 1 regulatory subunit 3G, which gives rise to MASPARPRQELAAEERRLRGAAPTAPCEGKREAVGERRLLLELRPCGRPPAPGPGERREEGEEKEEEEEEEEEEAAAGEDCCGKCKKRVQFADSLGLSLASVKHFSDAEEPQVPPAALSRLQSPPAEERVPGPPGGDPRPPALRLLPDFPDGGEPGAERLRRQRVCLEGLGRPPAPTDVRGTVQVLGCPGPKEVTVRYTFNEWLSFVDVPAAPLPPAPTAAADPPAERYGFTLCVPPSLREGSALHFAIRYRCPQGEYWDNNGGRNYTLRCCGCPPPPADGSPSPPPAAPLY